The Hyphococcus flavus genome contains a region encoding:
- a CDS encoding PaaI family thioesterase — MTEKNLAGAFNENNAPFAKMMGVKMTHVAKDRLEGELVVTKDHCTVPDILHGGAIMAFADNMGGIGAFLNMQPGAMTTTIESKTNFLRGIPIGQTAKAITTPVNIGRTLQAWKTDIFREDGKLAAVVTQTQLVKVQKD, encoded by the coding sequence ATGACCGAGAAGAACCTAGCTGGCGCGTTCAATGAAAATAACGCACCATTCGCTAAAATGATGGGCGTAAAGATGACCCACGTCGCCAAAGATCGGCTTGAAGGGGAGCTGGTTGTCACGAAAGATCATTGCACTGTGCCGGATATTTTGCATGGCGGAGCCATTATGGCGTTTGCTGACAATATGGGTGGTATCGGTGCATTCTTGAATATGCAACCCGGGGCTATGACGACGACGATCGAAAGCAAGACAAATTTTTTGCGCGGCATTCCCATTGGTCAAACCGCAAAAGCAATCACAACGCCGGTTAATATCGGCCGTACGCTTCAGGCCTGGAAAACAGATATCTTCCGCGAGGACGGCAAGCTTGCTGCGGTCGTAACACAGACACAATTGGTCAAAGTCCAAAAGGATTAG
- a CDS encoding methyltransferase family protein — protein MDQEQLRYSVAFIVILLMAWMIGFGVMLRLRGVETAAIAEGRGNVRQRLLIAGAAILDMYLVLRAPFSYLDQLVLARSAPQPLLSLFILVLGGLIILISQSGMGHSWRVGVPDKKNHVDELVVTGMHRISRNPVYLGIMIFLIGAMTAAPGPFTLFAVFISYIGLTMIISQEERYLEERFGDQYRDYKNRVRRWI, from the coding sequence ATGGATCAGGAACAGTTACGCTATAGCGTTGCGTTCATTGTCATTTTGTTAATGGCATGGATGATCGGATTTGGCGTGATGCTGCGATTGCGTGGAGTCGAAACGGCTGCCATTGCTGAGGGCAGAGGGAATGTCAGGCAGAGGTTGCTAATAGCCGGCGCAGCTATTCTTGATATGTATCTAGTGCTTCGTGCACCGTTTTCATATTTGGACCAACTGGTTTTGGCCAGGTCGGCGCCTCAACCACTTCTTTCACTTTTCATCTTAGTTCTAGGCGGCCTAATTATTCTCATAAGCCAATCAGGAATGGGACATTCCTGGCGTGTTGGCGTGCCGGATAAAAAAAATCATGTAGACGAACTGGTTGTCACGGGAATGCATCGGATATCTCGAAACCCCGTTTATCTTGGGATCATGATTTTTCTTATCGGCGCAATGACCGCTGCGCCGGGTCCCTTCACACTTTTCGCAGTCTTTATCAGTTATATTGGCTTGACAATGATAATCAGCCAAGAGGAACGTTATTTGGAAGAGCGGTTTGGGGACCAATACCGCGACTACAAAAACCGTGTAAGGCGGTGGATTTAG
- a CDS encoding cupin domain-containing protein codes for MDWKSLRRVITDNSLEGRSRVLIDGEAAKLIAVEEAGLAEIWSADLADGGLRDVSDHLAESDLKLEPEPGAVKVRWFTVAPEDPSKSLEEREAAAAFGFGAIGAAHCRVDASRHPMMHKTESMDVIILIKGEVELLLDDGEVSLKPGDVVIQRATNHAWVNHGQETALLVAVLIHDQQ; via the coding sequence ATGGACTGGAAATCGCTTCGCCGCGTCATCACCGACAACAGCCTCGAAGGGCGCTCGCGTGTCTTAATTGATGGCGAAGCAGCAAAACTTATCGCGGTTGAGGAGGCGGGGCTTGCCGAAATCTGGTCAGCGGATTTGGCTGACGGCGGATTACGCGACGTTTCTGATCACCTCGCCGAAAGTGACTTGAAGCTCGAACCCGAGCCTGGCGCCGTCAAAGTGCGGTGGTTTACGGTTGCGCCGGAAGATCCTTCGAAGTCACTGGAAGAGCGCGAAGCTGCTGCGGCGTTCGGTTTTGGCGCTATCGGCGCCGCTCACTGCAGAGTGGATGCTTCCCGACATCCCATGATGCACAAAACTGAATCGATGGACGTCATCATTCTCATCAAGGGTGAAGTCGAACTACTGCTCGATGACGGAGAGGTATCGTTAAAGCCGGGGGATGTTGTCATTCAACGTGCGACAAATCATGCCTGGGTCAACCATGGACAGGAAACAGCATTGCTTGTGGCGGTGCTCATCCATGACCAGCAGTAG
- a CDS encoding CC0125/CC1285 family lipoprotein produces the protein MNKVALALTAILFVSGCATVGPAAYGPADSDGFGYEETRIESDRYRIVYRGSGGMSPELVEDYALLRAAELALANGYDWFRIVGRDVAGEQRGGVGVGAGFGSGSYGRRGGVGVGVGGNLGTIGGRDYFTVRMEVLMGEGAPPEDGQYYDARGIADTIGARISG, from the coding sequence ATGAACAAAGTCGCTCTGGCTCTTACAGCAATTTTATTTGTCTCAGGGTGCGCAACAGTGGGACCGGCAGCGTACGGACCTGCTGACTCTGATGGTTTCGGCTACGAGGAAACCCGCATCGAGTCAGACCGTTACCGGATCGTTTATCGCGGTTCTGGCGGTATGTCGCCTGAACTTGTTGAGGACTATGCGCTCTTGCGTGCGGCGGAGCTGGCGCTTGCGAACGGTTATGATTGGTTCCGGATCGTTGGCCGCGACGTCGCGGGTGAACAGCGCGGCGGCGTTGGTGTTGGCGCCGGTTTTGGAAGCGGCTCCTATGGACGCAGAGGCGGGGTTGGCGTTGGGGTCGGCGGTAACCTGGGTACGATTGGAGGGCGCGATTACTTCACCGTACGAATGGAAGTCTTGATGGGTGAGGGCGCGCCGCCTGAAGACGGGCAGTATTACGATGCCCGCGGGATAGCCGATACAATTGGCGCAAGAATAAGCGGCTGA
- a CDS encoding NAD(P)/FAD-dependent oxidoreductase: MVQNTKFADYDLAIVGASFAGLIAARTAAHRGLKVAIIDAKTEPGARVRTTGILVKEAVDECDIPASLTRKIPGVRLYAPNGNYTDLTAPGYYFLATDTPAIMRWLAREAARAGVDLLFGARFTGATLHETHVSLHGLDFSARYVLGADGAKSSVAKAFDLGRNTEFMIGLETEYEETPTVDPDFLHCFIDTKLAPGYLGWVVPGVGMTQVGLAVSDSIFGGARKPNFNAFLGHIDSRFAFWNCEVLRKRSGPIPCGGLVSPLSTHRVLLTGDAAGLVSPLTAGGIRLAFQYGRRAGAAIANYLLDEGPDPGAVMASEYPRFGVKTWMRRIWSAAPPNAFLNATLFTPPMRALAQRIYFEKRRLLPRRFQSPNEKSLAGNLL, from the coding sequence ATGGTTCAGAATACCAAATTTGCCGATTATGACCTCGCGATTGTAGGCGCGAGTTTCGCGGGACTCATAGCCGCCAGGACGGCCGCCCATCGCGGGCTCAAGGTTGCGATTATCGACGCCAAGACAGAGCCCGGCGCGCGAGTTCGAACAACGGGCATTCTTGTAAAGGAGGCGGTTGACGAATGCGATATTCCGGCGTCCTTGACGCGGAAAATTCCTGGCGTTCGCTTGTACGCGCCAAATGGTAACTACACAGACTTAACGGCGCCAGGGTACTATTTCCTCGCAACGGATACGCCCGCTATCATGCGTTGGTTAGCGCGTGAGGCCGCTCGTGCTGGCGTGGATTTGTTGTTTGGCGCTCGCTTTACCGGCGCGACACTACATGAAACGCATGTTTCGCTTCACGGTCTTGATTTTTCGGCTCGTTATGTACTCGGCGCCGATGGTGCCAAATCTAGCGTTGCGAAAGCATTCGATCTCGGGCGCAATACTGAGTTCATGATTGGTCTGGAAACAGAATATGAAGAAACGCCAACAGTCGATCCAGACTTTCTTCACTGTTTCATAGATACGAAGCTGGCGCCGGGCTATCTAGGCTGGGTCGTGCCCGGCGTTGGCATGACGCAAGTGGGGCTCGCTGTATCAGACAGTATCTTCGGCGGCGCGCGAAAACCGAACTTCAATGCATTTCTCGGTCATATCGATTCAAGGTTTGCATTCTGGAATTGCGAAGTTTTGCGAAAACGGTCGGGACCGATCCCTTGCGGCGGTCTTGTGTCGCCCTTGTCCACACACCGGGTGCTGCTAACAGGCGATGCAGCGGGACTGGTGTCGCCGCTCACGGCCGGCGGTATTCGTCTCGCTTTCCAATACGGCCGGCGCGCTGGAGCAGCCATCGCCAATTACCTGCTTGATGAAGGCCCCGACCCCGGGGCAGTTATGGCTTCTGAATATCCGCGTTTCGGCGTCAAAACATGGATGCGCAGGATATGGTCAGCGGCACCGCCTAACGCTTTCTTGAACGCAACCCTTTTTACCCCGCCCATGCGCGCGCTTGCGCAGCGGATTTATTTTGAAAAACGGCGCTTGCTCCCGCGCCGTTTTCAAAGTCCGAATGAGAAAAGTTTAGCAGGCAACCTGCTATAA
- a CDS encoding NADP-dependent oxidoreductase, translating into MSGQKTKAVYLKEYPAGMPADGDFVVKEMDVPSPGAGEMLCRTVWMSVDPYMRGRMRPDVKSYIPPFSLDAPLEGGAVSEVIESNIDGYATGDYVVDFTGGWKEYYLSKGERSQKVDPNLAPLSAYLGVLGMPGLTAWAGVTQILEPKEGETLFVSGAAGAVGSLVCQLGKIKGCRVIGSAGSKEKCDWLEKEAGVDVALNYKDYKNAGELTKALAAAAPKGVNCYFENVGGMHLEAALNCSALGGRMALCGMIAVYNNKEPEPGPSNLINMVGRGVMARGFIVSEYMDKAMEFAMEVAPLLAQGKIKFQESVYEGLDKAPEAFIGLFKGENMGKAVIRVGPDRL; encoded by the coding sequence ATGAGCGGGCAAAAGACGAAAGCTGTATATTTGAAAGAATACCCGGCGGGTATGCCCGCAGACGGCGATTTTGTCGTAAAGGAGATGGATGTTCCTTCGCCCGGTGCTGGTGAAATGCTTTGCCGGACTGTTTGGATGTCGGTCGACCCTTATATGCGTGGCCGTATGCGCCCGGATGTTAAAAGCTACATCCCGCCTTTTTCTCTGGATGCGCCGCTCGAAGGGGGCGCTGTCTCCGAAGTGATCGAATCGAATATCGACGGTTATGCGACGGGCGATTACGTGGTGGACTTCACCGGCGGCTGGAAAGAATACTACCTCTCCAAGGGGGAGCGATCTCAAAAAGTCGATCCCAATCTTGCGCCATTGTCAGCCTATCTCGGCGTGCTTGGAATGCCGGGTCTTACAGCCTGGGCGGGCGTAACTCAGATCCTGGAACCGAAAGAGGGCGAAACACTGTTCGTTTCGGGGGCAGCCGGTGCGGTCGGTTCGCTCGTATGCCAGCTTGGTAAGATAAAAGGTTGTCGCGTCATCGGGTCGGCAGGATCTAAGGAAAAATGCGATTGGCTTGAAAAAGAAGCGGGCGTCGATGTGGCGCTTAACTACAAGGATTACAAAAACGCCGGAGAGTTGACGAAAGCGCTGGCCGCTGCCGCGCCGAAAGGCGTCAATTGCTACTTTGAAAATGTCGGCGGCATGCACTTGGAAGCGGCGCTTAACTGTAGCGCGCTCGGCGGGCGCATGGCGCTGTGCGGGATGATCGCCGTTTACAACAACAAAGAGCCTGAGCCCGGTCCGTCGAATCTGATCAACATGGTTGGGCGCGGCGTCATGGCGCGCGGGTTTATCGTTTCCGAATATATGGATAAGGCCATGGAATTCGCCATGGAAGTGGCGCCGTTGCTCGCACAGGGTAAAATCAAGTTTCAGGAATCCGTGTACGAAGGTCTCGATAAGGCGCCGGAAGCGTTCATCGGTCTGTTCAAAGGCGAAAACATGGGTAAGGCCGTGATCCGCGTCGGGCCGGATCGGTTATAG
- a CDS encoding YMGG-like glycine zipper-containing protein: protein MKLFVSAAVSSLMFVSACTSSGTAERNAVYGAAAGAAAGAIAGEVIAGRPGKGAAIGAGVGAVGGAIVGCQRAQDCFGRARDNGDRRYDDYAGRYFYVDPRTGDTWWENGEFRSYGPGRP from the coding sequence ATGAAACTTTTTGTTTCTGCTGCAGTTAGTAGTTTGATGTTTGTTTCAGCCTGTACGTCATCAGGCACCGCAGAACGCAACGCCGTTTATGGCGCGGCAGCCGGCGCTGCTGCAGGTGCAATTGCTGGTGAAGTAATCGCGGGCCGACCTGGTAAAGGCGCAGCTATTGGCGCAGGCGTCGGTGCTGTTGGTGGCGCGATCGTAGGGTGTCAGCGCGCTCAAGACTGCTTTGGTCGCGCACGTGATAATGGCGATCGCCGCTATGACGATTATGCAGGCCGATATTTCTACGTTGATCCGCGTACTGGCGACACGTGGTGGGAAAATGGCGAGTTCCGATCCTATGGTCCCGGTCGCCCTTAA
- a CDS encoding alpha/beta hydrolase, with protein MTATFKSKPIHLLPAKVLRDGAEAVAPDKAPNDIELVKIDEDVKGEWHGCAGSQNDATILYLHGGGYVFGSPKSHRAVTFALARETGSPVFSLDYRMGPEHLFPAAVDDAVAAYRWLLNQGRDPSRLVIGGDSAGGGLAVALLLSIKENSLPMPAGAFLYSPWTDLTVSGESIVANEITDAMFKAEYISGGVKRYLGDGDPKHPLASPLFGDHRGLPSVLTFASTSEVLLDDSIRLHDKLKRAGVASELVLEEGLIHVWPIFAGRFPEAMTAIRKTAEFIRNQIT; from the coding sequence ATGACCGCGACATTCAAGTCGAAGCCCATTCATTTGCTGCCGGCGAAGGTTCTGCGTGATGGTGCGGAGGCGGTGGCGCCTGATAAGGCCCCGAACGACATTGAGCTAGTGAAAATCGATGAAGATGTAAAAGGCGAGTGGCATGGCTGCGCCGGCAGTCAGAATGATGCAACGATTTTGTACTTACATGGCGGCGGTTACGTTTTCGGGTCGCCAAAATCCCATCGCGCCGTCACCTTCGCACTTGCGAGAGAAACAGGCTCACCCGTGTTTTCTCTTGATTACCGTATGGGGCCGGAACACCTGTTTCCTGCGGCTGTAGATGACGCTGTCGCCGCATATCGGTGGTTGTTGAACCAGGGGAGGGATCCATCCCGGCTGGTGATTGGTGGTGATTCGGCGGGCGGTGGGCTCGCAGTTGCGTTACTCTTATCAATTAAAGAAAATTCTCTGCCCATGCCGGCCGGAGCATTTCTCTATTCACCCTGGACGGATTTGACAGTGTCGGGTGAGTCCATTGTGGCCAATGAAATAACCGACGCCATGTTCAAGGCGGAGTACATCTCTGGCGGTGTGAAACGATATTTGGGTGATGGCGATCCAAAACACCCATTGGCGTCACCGCTATTTGGAGACCACAGGGGGCTACCCTCAGTTTTGACGTTTGCTAGTACCAGTGAAGTCTTGCTAGACGACTCTATCAGGCTTCATGACAAGCTGAAGCGTGCTGGCGTAGCATCAGAACTTGTATTGGAGGAGGGCCTCATTCATGTGTGGCCCATTTTTGCTGGACGTTTCCCCGAAGCGATGACGGCGATCCGCAAGACAGCCGAATTTATTCGCAATCAAATTACATAG
- a CDS encoding TonB-dependent receptor — MAVGASSANANDSIVVTAERRDEPLQRVPQSISVVSREEIVLINADHIAEILAGTPGVNIHRGSGAEHLTAIRSPVLTGGAGAGSFLFLENGVPIRSAGFANINGLFDAHYEIAERIETVRGPSGALYGANAIHGVINVITPSPTDDLSFFGEAFGDTEDRYKWKATISDTNNRHGFLAAASVTSESGYREDAGLDQQKASLRHVFQQEDVQIDTIFSLDNLEQETAGFIFGEAALNDRELRRMNDFPQARRDAKSSRLQSTISIATSENSSLKITPYARWNDMEFVQHFFPGNALEENGHWSAGIQSAYYHDEGPLSIIVGIDAEYTEGSLREFQEEPTIFSFTQGLHYDYEVTALNASGFAQTSYAFSDNTKAIAAIRIDGTIYDYTNNMSSGVDGRFFRPSDQKNRFVTASPKFSLLHRFSDNDSVYASYARGARPPQTTDLYRLQSNQIDNPARPETIDALELGVRGAIGEKIRYDLAGFWMNKKNFFFRDADGFNVPNGETRHVGVEADINIDLHPTLSLASAFTYARHTYRFERLTGTLSETIRFGDDADTAPRIIANTRLSWRPLDRLSFNAEWVSMGSYFTDAANSRSYEGHNLLHLRTEVAVTDELSVFGVVRNATNALYAERADFAFGNDRYFPGEERVLGFGIRYR, encoded by the coding sequence GTGGCTGTTGGGGCATCTTCCGCGAATGCTAACGATTCTATCGTTGTGACGGCTGAGCGGCGTGATGAACCGCTCCAGCGAGTACCGCAGAGCATCAGCGTTGTTTCTCGCGAAGAAATTGTTCTGATTAACGCAGACCATATCGCGGAAATTCTGGCGGGCACGCCTGGCGTCAACATACATCGCGGTTCTGGCGCTGAACATCTAACAGCCATTCGCTCGCCGGTGCTGACAGGAGGTGCGGGCGCTGGTTCGTTTTTGTTTCTCGAAAACGGCGTGCCTATACGTTCCGCCGGTTTTGCAAACATAAACGGACTTTTCGACGCTCATTATGAAATTGCAGAAAGGATAGAGACCGTACGCGGGCCTTCCGGCGCGTTATATGGTGCGAACGCCATCCATGGCGTTATAAATGTAATCACCCCATCGCCTACGGATGATCTCAGCTTTTTTGGCGAAGCGTTCGGTGATACGGAAGATCGTTATAAATGGAAGGCGACCATTTCTGATACAAATAACCGTCATGGGTTTCTGGCGGCAGCGTCCGTGACGTCTGAATCCGGTTACCGCGAAGATGCAGGGCTGGATCAGCAAAAAGCGAGCCTGCGCCATGTTTTCCAACAGGAAGACGTTCAGATCGACACAATATTTTCATTAGATAATCTGGAACAGGAAACGGCGGGCTTCATATTTGGCGAGGCGGCGTTAAACGATCGGGAATTACGCCGTATGAATGACTTCCCGCAAGCCCGAAGGGATGCAAAGTCATCACGTTTGCAATCCACTATATCGATCGCGACCAGTGAAAACAGCTCCTTGAAAATTACGCCTTATGCACGATGGAACGATATGGAGTTCGTTCAACATTTCTTTCCCGGCAATGCATTGGAAGAAAACGGGCACTGGAGCGCAGGCATTCAATCCGCATATTATCATGATGAGGGGCCTTTATCGATCATAGTCGGCATCGATGCGGAATATACGGAAGGGTCTTTGCGAGAATTTCAGGAAGAGCCGACAATTTTCTCGTTCACTCAAGGCCTTCACTATGACTACGAAGTGACCGCACTGAATGCATCAGGTTTTGCGCAAACATCCTATGCTTTCAGCGATAATACAAAAGCGATTGCCGCAATACGCATCGACGGGACGATATATGATTATACCAACAATATGAGTAGTGGGGTAGACGGCAGGTTTTTTCGCCCTTCTGATCAAAAGAACCGATTTGTTACGGCGAGCCCTAAATTTTCGCTCCTTCATCGTTTTAGTGACAACGATTCAGTTTACGCCAGCTATGCGCGCGGCGCCCGCCCGCCACAGACTACGGACTTGTATCGCCTGCAAAGCAATCAGATAGACAATCCGGCGCGGCCTGAAACTATAGACGCTCTTGAGTTGGGCGTGCGCGGTGCGATAGGCGAAAAGATCAGGTATGATCTCGCCGGCTTCTGGATGAACAAGAAAAATTTCTTTTTCCGGGACGCGGATGGCTTCAATGTGCCTAATGGCGAAACGCGTCATGTTGGCGTTGAGGCAGATATAAATATCGACTTGCACCCTACGCTCTCACTGGCAAGCGCGTTCACATATGCAAGGCATACCTATCGCTTTGAGCGCCTGACAGGCACGCTGAGCGAAACAATCCGTTTCGGTGACGATGCGGACACCGCGCCTCGCATTATCGCCAATACCCGTCTGTCTTGGCGGCCCTTAGACAGGCTTTCATTCAACGCCGAATGGGTATCGATGGGGTCATATTTTACCGATGCGGCGAATTCTCGCTCATATGAGGGGCATAATCTATTGCATTTGCGAACGGAGGTCGCCGTAACTGATGAGCTATCCGTTTTCGGCGTAGTGCGTAACGCAACAAACGCGCTATATGCAGAGAGGGCGGATTTCGCTTTCGGAAACGATCGTTACTTTCCCGGGGAAGAACGCGTTCTTGGTTTCGGCATTCGTTACCGGTAG
- a CDS encoding fumarylacetoacetate hydrolase family protein produces the protein MKLASLKSGRDGKLVVVSKDLTRYTEAGRVSPTLQAALDNWDKVAPGLEELAQGLESGSVPAERFHERECTSPVPRAYQWADGSAYINHVELVRKARGAEVPESFYEDPLMYQGGSDSFLGPRDDIAMPTDEGWGIDMEGEVAVITGDVPMGVTSEEAGDYIRLIMLVNDVSLRGLIPGELAKGFGFFQSKPSSAFSPVAVTPEELGDAWDNAAVHLPLLVRYNGEPFGQANAGVDLTFNFSQLIAHAAKSRPLCAGTIIGSGTVSNKRDGGPGKAIVDGGDGYSCIAEIRMIETIQDGAPKTPFMKFGDTVEIKMKDKLGKSIFGSIDQKVVKYDRMV, from the coding sequence ATGAAACTCGCATCGTTAAAATCCGGCCGTGACGGCAAGCTTGTCGTCGTATCGAAAGACTTGACGCGATATACGGAAGCCGGGCGAGTCTCCCCAACGCTTCAAGCTGCGCTTGATAATTGGGATAAGGTTGCGCCGGGGTTGGAGGAGTTGGCGCAAGGGCTGGAAAGCGGATCCGTTCCCGCCGAACGCTTTCATGAGCGCGAATGCACATCTCCAGTGCCAAGAGCTTATCAGTGGGCGGATGGTTCAGCTTATATCAACCATGTTGAGCTTGTACGTAAAGCCCGGGGAGCAGAAGTGCCGGAAAGCTTTTATGAAGATCCGCTGATGTATCAGGGCGGCTCGGATTCCTTTCTTGGTCCGCGTGACGATATCGCCATGCCAACGGACGAGGGTTGGGGTATCGACATGGAAGGAGAGGTCGCCGTCATCACTGGTGATGTTCCAATGGGGGTGACGTCTGAGGAAGCGGGTGATTACATCCGGTTGATCATGCTCGTCAACGACGTGTCCTTGCGTGGCCTTATTCCCGGTGAGCTTGCCAAAGGATTTGGATTTTTTCAGTCAAAACCATCTTCGGCGTTTAGCCCGGTTGCTGTAACTCCGGAGGAGCTTGGTGATGCATGGGACAACGCTGCAGTCCACTTGCCCTTGCTGGTTCGTTACAACGGCGAACCTTTCGGGCAGGCTAACGCTGGCGTTGATTTAACATTTAATTTCTCTCAGCTTATTGCCCATGCAGCAAAATCCCGGCCGCTCTGCGCCGGGACGATTATCGGGTCAGGGACTGTTTCCAACAAACGAGATGGCGGGCCAGGAAAAGCGATCGTTGATGGCGGCGACGGCTATTCCTGCATCGCAGAAATCCGCATGATCGAAACCATTCAGGACGGCGCGCCGAAAACGCCCTTTATGAAATTCGGCGATACAGTCGAGATCAAAATGAAAGACAAGCTGGGTAAATCGATTTTCGGTTCAATAGATCAGAAGGTCGTAAAGTACGATCGTATGGTGTAA
- a CDS encoding DUF6980 family protein — MSRTQHPNPESLCCESMQAALEMNCDTHDDPFECPDSLVAYNAGLNQFGLIVHDGERNVVLIRFCPWCGVEFNAL; from the coding sequence ATGTCGCGAACTCAACATCCGAATCCGGAATCGCTGTGTTGCGAATCAATGCAAGCCGCGCTCGAAATGAATTGCGACACACATGATGACCCTTTCGAGTGCCCTGATAGTCTTGTCGCTTACAACGCAGGGCTCAACCAATTCGGGTTGATTGTTCATGATGGTGAAAGAAACGTGGTATTAATCCGCTTTTGTCCTTGGTGCGGCGTTGAATTCAATGCTCTGTAA
- a CDS encoding homogentisate 1,2-dioxygenase — protein sequence MARKWITPSRVEGNASRQAHADMPAGTYEREISKEGFFGPAAFMHHKRPPTGWSNFEGPLRPRAFDLAALEGDQKSPWNAPRVLYNSATEVRFWKLNAAMTALARNGDGDQILFVHKGQGDLFCDYGHLVFEEGDYLMLPRGTMWRIAPSSPLSVLMIEATNSHYTLPEKGLLGPHAIFDPAIMDAPKINDQFRQHQADDGETRVEIKKRGDVSVATYPYNPLDVVGWHGELSPVRLNVRDIRPIMSHRYHVPPSAHTTFLSDRFVVCTFAPRPFETDPGALKVPFFHNNDDYDEVLFYHAGDFFSRDNIDAGMMTFHPSGFTHGPHPKALKNMLEQKSAATNEYAVMIDTRDPLEIGGGIDGIENHEYVNSWKGA from the coding sequence ATGGCGCGCAAATGGATTACGCCGAGCCGGGTGGAAGGAAACGCCTCGAGACAAGCTCATGCGGATATGCCCGCCGGCACATATGAGCGCGAAATATCAAAGGAAGGGTTTTTCGGTCCCGCCGCCTTCATGCATCATAAGCGACCGCCAACAGGCTGGTCGAATTTTGAAGGCCCTCTTCGGCCTCGCGCCTTTGACCTGGCGGCGCTTGAAGGCGATCAAAAAAGTCCATGGAACGCCCCGAGGGTTTTGTACAACAGCGCAACAGAAGTCCGGTTCTGGAAGCTGAATGCCGCCATGACGGCGCTGGCGCGTAACGGCGACGGCGACCAGATCCTATTTGTGCATAAAGGACAGGGCGATCTTTTCTGCGACTATGGTCACCTGGTGTTTGAAGAGGGCGATTATCTAATGCTGCCGCGTGGTACGATGTGGCGTATCGCACCGTCTTCGCCGTTATCAGTATTGATGATCGAAGCAACGAATTCTCATTACACATTACCTGAAAAGGGTCTGCTGGGACCTCATGCTATTTTCGACCCGGCAATCATGGATGCTCCGAAGATAAACGATCAGTTCAGACAGCATCAGGCGGATGACGGTGAAACACGCGTTGAAATAAAAAAACGGGGAGACGTTTCTGTTGCGACCTATCCCTATAACCCACTTGATGTAGTCGGCTGGCATGGTGAGCTTTCACCTGTGCGTTTGAATGTGCGTGACATTCGGCCAATCATGTCTCATCGCTACCATGTACCCCCTTCTGCACATACGACGTTTCTATCAGATCGTTTTGTCGTCTGTACGTTTGCTCCGCGTCCGTTTGAGACAGATCCCGGTGCGTTGAAAGTTCCGTTTTTTCACAACAATGACGATTATGATGAAGTCCTGTTCTATCATGCGGGGGATTTTTTCAGCCGCGATAATATAGATGCTGGGATGATGACGTTTCATCCCTCTGGGTTCACCCATGGGCCGCATCCGAAGGCGCTGAAAAACATGCTGGAGCAAAAGAGTGCAGCAACAAATGAGTATGCTGTCATGATCGACACACGTGACCCGCTTGAAATTGGCGGAGGCATTGATGGGATTGAAAATCATGAATATGTGAACTCGTGGAAGGGGGCGTGA